One Conger conger chromosome 18, fConCon1.1, whole genome shotgun sequence DNA window includes the following coding sequences:
- the LOC133118265 gene encoding cystatin-C-like isoform X2 — translation MSPCLCPAVLAMVFQVARLAAASPVMTGAPFDVPPDRTDVLRAARFAVYEYNREFSDEEYAYKTTSIASSKVQVVAGLNFILDVYLALTQCKKISASDVENCPLQINGKKLRCHFVVLEVPWEEIVRLTERRCTADQRAQTYQTPHSSSASLTRRIICRFGSGCCDFVKLTLACSCLKTKTQCPMCKEAMCEANKI, via the exons ATGTCGCCATGTTTATGCCCGGCGGTGTTGGCGATGGTGTTCCAGGTCGCTCGCCTCGCCGCTGCTAGCCCGGTGATGACCGGGGCGCCCTTCGATGTTCCTCCCGACCGAACTGACGTGCTGAGGGCAGCTCGATTCGCTGTGTACGAATATAACCGAGAGTTTTCCGACGAAGAGTACGCTTACAAAACCACATCAATCGCCTCTTCCAAAGTTCAG GTGGTTGCTGGGCTTAACTTCATCCTTGACGTTTATCTGGCCCTCACTCAATGCAAGAAAATATCGGCGTCCGATGTAGAAAACTGTCCTTTACAAATAAACGGAAAG AAGCTGCGCTGTCACTTCGTGGTGCTGGAAGTCCCCTGGGAGGAAATTGTTCGGCTGACCGAGAGAAGATGCACTGCCGACCAGCGGGCGCAGACGTACCAGACACCGCACTCCTCTTCAGCGTCTCTGACACGTCGGATTATCTGTCGTTTTGGCTCTGGGTGTTGTGATTTTGTTAAATTAACACTGGCCTGTTcatgtttgaaaacaaaaacacaatgtcCTATGTGTAAAGAAGCAATGTGTGAGGCGAATAAAATTTAA
- the LOC133118265 gene encoding cystatin-like isoform X3: MTGAPFDVPPDRTDVLRAARFAVYEYNREFSDEEYAYKTTSIASSKVQVVAGLNFILDVYLALTQCKKISASDVENCPLQINGKKLRCHFVVLEVPWEEIVRLTERRCTADQRAQTYQTPHSSSASLTRRIICRFGSGCCDFVKLTLACSCLKTKTQCPMCKEAMCEANKI; this comes from the exons ATGACCGGGGCGCCCTTCGATGTTCCTCCCGACCGAACTGACGTGCTGAGGGCAGCTCGATTCGCTGTGTACGAATATAACCGAGAGTTTTCCGACGAAGAGTACGCTTACAAAACCACATCAATCGCCTCTTCCAAAGTTCAG GTGGTTGCTGGGCTTAACTTCATCCTTGACGTTTATCTGGCCCTCACTCAATGCAAGAAAATATCGGCGTCCGATGTAGAAAACTGTCCTTTACAAATAAACGGAAAG AAGCTGCGCTGTCACTTCGTGGTGCTGGAAGTCCCCTGGGAGGAAATTGTTCGGCTGACCGAGAGAAGATGCACTGCCGACCAGCGGGCGCAGACGTACCAGACACCGCACTCCTCTTCAGCGTCTCTGACACGTCGGATTATCTGTCGTTTTGGCTCTGGGTGTTGTGATTTTGTTAAATTAACACTGGCCTGTTcatgtttgaaaacaaaaacacaatgtcCTATGTGTAAAGAAGCAATGTGTGAGGCGAATAAAATTTAA
- the LOC133118265 gene encoding cystatin-C-like isoform X1: MLLSLVYSCPIIVIIVFRVLPHQQVARLAAASPVMTGAPFDVPPDRTDVLRAARFAVYEYNREFSDEEYAYKTTSIASSKVQVVAGLNFILDVYLALTQCKKISASDVENCPLQINGKKLRCHFVVLEVPWEEIVRLTERRCTADQRAQTYQTPHSSSASLTRRIICRFGSGCCDFVKLTLACSCLKTKTQCPMCKEAMCEANKI, encoded by the exons ATGCTGCTCAGCCTTGTATACTCATGTCCAATCATTGTAATAATCGTGTTTCGTGTGTTGCCACATCAGCAG GTCGCTCGCCTCGCCGCTGCTAGCCCGGTGATGACCGGGGCGCCCTTCGATGTTCCTCCCGACCGAACTGACGTGCTGAGGGCAGCTCGATTCGCTGTGTACGAATATAACCGAGAGTTTTCCGACGAAGAGTACGCTTACAAAACCACATCAATCGCCTCTTCCAAAGTTCAG GTGGTTGCTGGGCTTAACTTCATCCTTGACGTTTATCTGGCCCTCACTCAATGCAAGAAAATATCGGCGTCCGATGTAGAAAACTGTCCTTTACAAATAAACGGAAAG AAGCTGCGCTGTCACTTCGTGGTGCTGGAAGTCCCCTGGGAGGAAATTGTTCGGCTGACCGAGAGAAGATGCACTGCCGACCAGCGGGCGCAGACGTACCAGACACCGCACTCCTCTTCAGCGTCTCTGACACGTCGGATTATCTGTCGTTTTGGCTCTGGGTGTTGTGATTTTGTTAAATTAACACTGGCCTGTTcatgtttgaaaacaaaaacacaatgtcCTATGTGTAAAGAAGCAATGTGTGAGGCGAATAAAATTTAA